From a single Lolium rigidum isolate FL_2022 chromosome 7, APGP_CSIRO_Lrig_0.1, whole genome shotgun sequence genomic region:
- the LOC124671211 gene encoding uncharacterized protein LOC124671211, whose amino-acid sequence MVRLGPLDATAVDDLVGSPALLLALAVVATVAVATVAAFGCADGMKKQCRQQNNGVYYYGQGQPPPPPAGAYGYPAQQPPQGYGYPPPPGYAYPPQQQQKQRRGGECGGECGGGCSGGCGSACTMV is encoded by the coding sequence ATGGTGAGGCTCGGGCCACTGGACGCCACGGCGGTCGACGACCTGGTGGGGAGCCCCGCCTTGCTGCTGGCCTTGGCGGTCGTGGCCACGGTGGCGGTGGCCACAGTGGCCGCCTTCGGCTGCGCCGACGGGATGAAGAAGCAGTGCAGGCAACAGAACAACGGCGTCTACTACTACGGCCagggccagccgccgccgcctcccgccggcGCGTACGGCTACCCGGCGCAGCAGCCGCCCCAGGGCTACGGCTACCCGCCGCCCCCGGGCTACGCGTACCCTccgcagcagcagcagaagcAGAGGCGCGGCGGCGAGTGCGGCGGCGAGTGCGGCGGCGGGTGCAGCGGTGGCTGCGGCAGTGCATGTACAATGGTTTAG